One segment of Stappia sp. 28M-7 DNA contains the following:
- a CDS encoding BMP family ABC transporter substrate-binding protein, whose product MNKIMGLAAAALLGFSVIGAEAADKLKVGFIYVGPIGDHGWSYQHNQGRLAIEKEFGDKIETVYIENVSEGPDAERAIERLARDGAGLIFTTSFGFMNPTLKVAEKFPDVKFEHATGYKRSENLSTYSARFYEGRYVIGQMAAKMSKTGTAGYVASVPIPEVVRGINSFMLGAQSVNPDFKVKVVWVNSWYDPGKEADAAKALLDQGADVISQHTDSPAPLQVAEERGAVGFGQASDMIAFAPKAQLTAIVDDWSAYYIRRVQAVLDGTWKSEDVWGGFDKDMVVMAPYTNVPEDVAKEAAATAEKIRSGEFHPFTGPIFKQDGSEAVGAGIIIDDGTLLGMNWYVKGIDDKLPN is encoded by the coding sequence ATGAATAAAATTATGGGGTTGGCGGCCGCCGCGCTGCTCGGCTTCAGCGTTATCGGCGCTGAAGCGGCCGACAAGCTGAAGGTCGGTTTCATCTATGTCGGTCCGATCGGTGACCACGGCTGGTCCTACCAGCACAACCAGGGCCGTCTCGCCATCGAGAAGGAGTTCGGCGACAAGATCGAGACCGTCTACATCGAGAACGTCTCGGAAGGCCCGGATGCGGAGCGCGCCATCGAGCGTCTGGCACGCGACGGGGCAGGGCTCATCTTCACCACGTCCTTCGGCTTCATGAACCCGACGCTGAAGGTCGCCGAGAAGTTCCCGGACGTGAAGTTCGAGCACGCCACCGGCTACAAGCGTTCCGAGAACCTCTCCACCTACTCCGCCCGCTTCTACGAGGGCCGCTACGTCATCGGCCAGATGGCGGCGAAGATGTCCAAGACCGGCACCGCCGGCTATGTCGCCTCCGTGCCGATCCCGGAAGTGGTGCGCGGCATCAATTCCTTCATGCTGGGCGCGCAGTCGGTCAATCCGGACTTCAAGGTCAAGGTCGTGTGGGTGAACTCCTGGTATGACCCGGGCAAGGAAGCCGACGCCGCCAAGGCGCTGCTCGACCAGGGCGCCGACGTGATCTCTCAGCACACCGACAGCCCGGCACCGCTTCAGGTTGCCGAGGAGCGCGGCGCGGTCGGATTCGGCCAGGCGTCCGACATGATCGCCTTCGCGCCGAAGGCCCAGCTCACCGCGATCGTGGACGACTGGAGCGCCTACTACATCCGCCGCGTCCAGGCCGTGCTCGACGGCACCTGGAAGAGCGAGGACGTGTGGGGCGGCTTCGACAAGGACATGGTCGTGATGGCTCCCTACACCAACGTTCCCGAGGACGTGGCCAAGGAAGCCGCCGCGACCGCCGAGAAGATCCGTTCGGGCGAATTCCATCCCTTCACCGGCCCGATCTTCAAGCAGGACGGCAGCGAAGCCGTCGGCGCGGGCATCATCATCGATGACGGCACGCTGCTCGGCATGAACTGGTACGTGAAGGGCATCGACGACAAGCTGCCGAACTAA
- a CDS encoding helix-turn-helix domain-containing protein, with the protein MDRIDRHNTALADHLRSLRADRGLTLQELAENSGVSRATLSRIENGEVSPTAETLGRMASAFGLPLSQLLAPLEPEFPPLLRRADQSIWSDPESGFTRRSVSPPSSGLKLEIIECEIAPDQRISYDRPAVPGHEHHLVMIAGRLTLTVDGERRDLYPGDCLRYRLFGTTVFETAEHGARYLIALA; encoded by the coding sequence ATGGACAGAATTGACCGACACAACACAGCACTTGCCGACCATTTGCGCTCCCTGAGGGCGGATCGCGGGCTCACCCTTCAGGAATTGGCGGAAAACAGCGGTGTGAGCCGCGCGACGCTCTCGCGTATCGAGAACGGGGAGGTCAGTCCGACGGCCGAAACGCTCGGCCGCATGGCGTCGGCCTTCGGCCTGCCGCTTTCCCAGCTTCTCGCGCCGCTGGAGCCGGAGTTTCCGCCGCTTCTTCGCCGCGCCGACCAGAGCATCTGGTCGGATCCCGAAAGCGGCTTCACCCGTCGGTCCGTTTCGCCGCCCAGCAGCGGACTGAAGCTCGAAATCATCGAATGCGAGATCGCGCCCGATCAGCGCATCTCCTACGACCGTCCGGCGGTCCCGGGCCACGAGCATCATCTTGTGATGATCGCGGGAAGGCTGACCCTCACAGTCGATGGGGAGCGCCGAGACCTGTACCCGGGCGACTGCCTGCGCTATCGGCTGTTCGGGACCACGGTCTTCGAGACCGCAGAGCATGGCGCGCGCTATCTCATCGCTCTGGCCTGA
- a CDS encoding GNAT family N-acetyltransferase — MEPHILQLDGSAIEANLAALSRILIDSVAGGAAISFMAPLSQADAERFWLNDVRPHVEAGHRSLFGAWHDGEIVGTVQLLTAMPPNQPHRCEIAKMVVHPQARRLGIGRALMDRALARARELGKTLVTLDTRTGDAAEPLYASIGFEVAGIIPDFAFDPDGRAKHGTTYMYRRIEDAAAT, encoded by the coding sequence ATGGAACCGCATATTCTCCAGCTCGACGGTTCGGCCATCGAGGCGAACCTTGCCGCGCTGTCCCGCATTCTCATCGACAGTGTCGCCGGCGGTGCCGCGATCAGCTTCATGGCGCCGCTGTCACAGGCGGATGCAGAGCGGTTCTGGCTGAACGATGTGCGTCCGCATGTGGAGGCGGGGCACCGCAGCCTGTTCGGCGCATGGCATGACGGCGAGATTGTCGGCACTGTGCAGCTTCTCACGGCGATGCCACCCAACCAGCCGCACCGCTGCGAGATCGCCAAGATGGTCGTCCATCCGCAGGCACGGCGCCTGGGCATCGGACGAGCGCTGATGGATCGTGCGCTTGCCCGGGCGCGCGAACTGGGCAAGACGCTCGTCACGCTCGACACCCGCACCGGCGATGCCGCCGAGCCGCTCTATGCCTCGATCGGGTTCGAGGTGGCAGGCATCATCCCGGACTTCGCCTTCGACCCGGACGGTCGGGCGAAACACGGCACGACCTATATGTATCGCCGTATCGAGGATGCAGCAGCGACCTGA
- a CDS encoding diguanylate cyclase domain-containing protein, whose protein sequence is MPLNKQVVSGRAGINTHLVMLVLVCLLPILMISGYAAWRTGAAYRHTATARLSETALTIRNAIEAEIDSRFTVLRAFATLWSPSTSNNQLLLRSSRHEGIGLEGVIQVVDFARSQPDTPADDAVLAIARQSFERNVPLVSNLVLGAGAKEHRIHLALPVAEADMPPRVFVLSLSSLQLLRTLRPGSEHVTSGILIAVTDGNGRILARSRDPENSVGMMAPDWDRLQAVAAEGGLFEAKTTEGLNTIMAHQRIEMTPGWTAVVAEPLEVFNARWQTPLTGLLLGSALATTLATVLAIHIGQLIRRPVQALALRSLAIASGDGDRARTPEAIPPSRIREFEVLRLSFEAAEAARRENERRLHTVANAGALVFWSWSADGDLLSVEGWEKLTGMPDSEALGVSWIDQVHPDDRERVALAISQKKSGTIDYFDIEFRLRVADGRWLWVRDRGGPVLDDAGNVVQWAGVLEDIDARKQDEAQIAYMAMHDALTGLGNRVLLRDRLELAAAAAGRGVASALLALDLDFFKQVNDTLGHPAGDEVLRQVAARLSGCVREVDLVARIGGDEFAILQHGASQPEAAKALAERLVAAVCAPYQVDGQSIVIGASVGVALITCGNITADDHMRRADKALYLAKAEGRGRIAVFDELPVAIPQEG, encoded by the coding sequence TTGCCGTTGAACAAGCAGGTCGTATCGGGGCGCGCGGGCATCAACACGCATCTGGTCATGCTGGTGCTGGTTTGCCTTCTGCCCATCCTCATGATCTCCGGATATGCGGCCTGGCGTACTGGCGCGGCCTATAGGCACACTGCGACCGCACGCCTGAGCGAAACCGCGCTGACCATTCGCAATGCCATCGAGGCAGAGATCGACAGCCGCTTCACGGTGCTGCGCGCCTTCGCGACACTGTGGTCGCCCAGCACGTCGAACAATCAGCTGCTTCTGCGAAGCAGCCGCCACGAAGGCATCGGCCTGGAGGGCGTGATCCAGGTTGTCGACTTCGCCCGCAGTCAGCCGGACACCCCGGCCGATGATGCTGTGCTGGCCATCGCGCGGCAGTCCTTCGAGCGCAACGTGCCGCTGGTCTCGAACCTCGTCCTCGGCGCGGGCGCGAAGGAGCATCGCATCCATCTGGCGCTGCCGGTGGCCGAGGCCGACATGCCGCCGCGTGTCTTCGTCCTCTCCCTGTCTTCCTTGCAGTTGTTGCGGACCCTGCGTCCGGGCAGCGAGCACGTCACCAGCGGCATCCTCATCGCCGTCACGGACGGCAATGGCCGCATCCTTGCACGCTCCCGCGATCCGGAGAACTCCGTCGGCATGATGGCGCCGGACTGGGACAGGTTGCAGGCAGTAGCCGCTGAAGGCGGTCTGTTCGAGGCGAAGACGACCGAGGGCCTCAACACGATCATGGCACACCAGCGGATCGAAATGACACCGGGCTGGACCGCGGTCGTCGCAGAGCCGCTCGAGGTGTTCAATGCCCGCTGGCAGACGCCTCTGACGGGCCTGCTGCTCGGATCGGCGCTGGCAACGACCCTTGCCACCGTTCTGGCGATCCATATCGGCCAGCTGATCCGCCGGCCGGTACAGGCCCTGGCCCTGCGCAGCCTGGCCATTGCCAGCGGCGATGGCGATCGCGCCCGCACGCCCGAGGCAATTCCGCCCTCCAGAATCCGCGAATTCGAAGTGCTGCGGCTTAGTTTCGAGGCGGCGGAAGCTGCCCGTCGCGAGAACGAGCGCCGGCTTCACACGGTGGCCAATGCCGGCGCCCTCGTGTTCTGGAGCTGGTCCGCTGATGGCGACCTCTTGTCTGTCGAGGGCTGGGAAAAGCTGACCGGAATGCCGGACAGCGAGGCGCTCGGCGTCTCCTGGATCGATCAGGTTCACCCCGACGACCGGGAGCGCGTGGCTCTTGCCATCAGCCAGAAGAAGAGCGGCACCATCGACTATTTCGACATCGAGTTCCGCCTGCGGGTCGCGGATGGCCGCTGGCTCTGGGTGCGCGACCGCGGCGGGCCGGTCCTCGACGACGCGGGCAATGTCGTCCAGTGGGCCGGCGTTCTGGAGGATATCGATGCACGCAAGCAGGACGAGGCCCAGATCGCCTATATGGCGATGCACGATGCCCTGACCGGGCTGGGCAACCGGGTTCTGCTGCGCGACCGGCTGGAGCTGGCGGCGGCCGCTGCAGGTCGCGGGGTGGCAAGCGCCCTCCTCGCGCTCGACCTCGATTTCTTCAAGCAGGTCAACGACACGCTCGGCCACCCTGCCGGAGACGAGGTCCTGCGGCAGGTGGCAGCACGCCTGTCCGGCTGCGTGCGCGAGGTCGATCTTGTGGCCCGCATCGGCGGCGACGAATTCGCCATCCTGCAGCATGGCGCGTCTCAGCCGGAAGCGGCAAAGGCTCTCGCCGAGCGGCTCGTCGCGGCCGTCTGCGCGCCGTATCAGGTCGACGGCCAGAGCATCGTCATCGGCGCCAGCGTCGGCGTGGCGCTCATCACCTGCGGCAACATCACAGCCGACGACCACATGCGGCGGGCCGACAAGGCGCTGTACCTTGCCAAGGCGGAGGGCCGCGGCCGCATCGCCGTCTTCGACGAGCTCCCGGTCGCGATTCCACAGGAAGGCTAG
- a CDS encoding regulatory protein RecX: MTRAARPPTEERLMKAALHYLDRYGSSRENLKRVLERKVMRAARELELDPGDFDAMIEAVVARCAASGLVNDRLFAESRIASERRKGRSARRIGAVLAAKGIEQELAEELMAQEESDDLTAACIAARKRRFGPWRRGEADPDRLRKEMAALCRQGFSLSVARKVVDARDIAELEED, encoded by the coding sequence ATGACCCGCGCCGCCCGTCCGCCGACCGAGGAGCGGCTGATGAAGGCGGCGCTCCACTATCTCGACCGCTACGGCTCCAGCCGCGAAAACCTGAAACGGGTGCTCGAGCGCAAGGTGATGCGCGCGGCGCGCGAACTCGAACTCGATCCTGGCGATTTCGACGCGATGATCGAGGCTGTCGTGGCGCGCTGCGCCGCGTCCGGCCTCGTCAACGACCGGCTCTTTGCGGAATCCCGCATCGCCTCCGAACGACGCAAGGGCCGCTCGGCCCGGCGGATCGGCGCGGTACTGGCGGCCAAGGGCATCGAGCAGGAGCTTGCCGAAGAGCTGATGGCGCAGGAGGAAAGCGACGATCTGACCGCCGCCTGCATTGCCGCCCGCAAGCGCCGCTTCGGCCCCTGGCGACGGGGCGAGGCCGATCCCGACCGGCTGCGCAAGGAGATGGCCGCGCTCTGCCGGCAGGGCTTTTCGCTGTCGGTGGCGCGCAAGGTCGTGGATGCGCGGGACATTGCCGAGCTGGAAGAGGACTAG
- a CDS encoding MBL fold metallo-hydrolase: MTDGARLDFTILGCGSSAGVPRVGNIWGDCDPNEPRNRRMRCAMLVERKGPNGTTSVLVDAGPDLRQQLLDARVTDLDAVLLTHSHADHLHGIDDLRPLAITHRKLIPVHMDAVTSHRAHDLFYYGFATPQGSSYPPILRDIRITAGTPGVIEGAGGPIPFLPLEVEHGDIAALGFRFGNVAYLPDVKDIPDAVRPGFEGLDTWVIDALRRTPHPSHFSLSEALEWIARMRPRKAILTNMHVDLDYRTLEAELPEGVIPAYDGLRFSASLDAET; encoded by the coding sequence ATGACGGACGGCGCCCGGCTCGATTTCACCATTCTGGGCTGCGGCTCGTCCGCCGGCGTGCCGCGCGTCGGCAATATCTGGGGCGACTGCGACCCGAACGAGCCGCGCAACCGGCGCATGCGCTGCGCCATGCTGGTGGAGCGCAAGGGACCGAACGGCACCACGAGCGTGCTGGTGGATGCCGGGCCGGACCTGCGCCAGCAGCTCCTCGATGCCCGCGTTACGGACCTGGATGCGGTGCTGCTGACCCATTCCCATGCCGACCACCTGCACGGCATCGACGACCTGCGGCCGCTGGCGATCACCCATCGCAAGCTGATCCCGGTCCATATGGATGCGGTCACCTCGCACCGTGCACATGATCTGTTCTATTACGGCTTCGCAACGCCGCAGGGGTCGAGCTATCCGCCGATCCTGCGCGACATCCGCATCACCGCCGGCACGCCGGGCGTGATCGAGGGGGCAGGCGGGCCGATCCCGTTCCTGCCGCTGGAGGTCGAGCACGGCGATATCGCGGCGCTCGGATTCCGCTTCGGGAATGTCGCGTATCTCCCTGATGTGAAAGACATTCCGGATGCCGTCCGGCCGGGCTTCGAGGGACTCGACACCTGGGTGATCGACGCGCTGCGGCGTACGCCTCATCCCTCGCACTTCTCGCTGTCGGAGGCGCTGGAGTGGATCGCCCGCATGCGCCCGCGCAAGGCGATCCTGACGAACATGCATGTCGATCTCGACTACCGCACGCTGGAAGCGGAGCTGCCTGAAGGTGTGATCCCGGCCTATGACGGCCTGCGGTTTTCGGCAAGCCTCGACGCCGAAACATGA